The Equus przewalskii isolate Varuska chromosome 5, EquPr2, whole genome shotgun sequence genome window below encodes:
- the LOC103551499 gene encoding olfactory receptor 6C1-like, giving the protein MRNQTEITEFILLGLSNDPKLQVVIFAFLLITYTLSITGNLTIITLSLLDSHLQTPMYVFLRNFSLLEVSFTTVSIPKFLGTIISGDKTISFSNCIAQLFFLILLGATEFYLLAAMSYDRYIAICKPLHYMTIMNRRVCTLLVFSSYLVSFLFIFPALILLLNLDYCRSNIIDHFTCDYFPLLQLSCSDTKFLEIMGFSYAVFTLMFTLALIILSYIYIIRTVFRIPSTSQRTKTFSTCSSHMIVICISYSSCVFMYIKLSAKDRVSLSKGVAVLNTSVAPMLNPFIYSLRNQQVKRAFMDMARKAVFFSSK; this is encoded by the coding sequence ATGAGAAACCAGACAGAAATAACAGAGTTCATCCTCCTGGGACTGTCAAATGACCCAAAGCTTCAAGTAGTGATCTTTGCCTTTCTGCTCATCACCTACACGCTCAGCATCACTGGGAACCTGACCATCATCACTCTTTCTCTGCTGGATTCCCACCTCCAGACCCCCATGTATGTCTTCCttagaaatttctctttattagaAGTTTCATTCACAACTGTCAGTATACCCAAATTCCTGGGCACCATTATTTCAGGAGATAAAACCATTTCCTTTAGTAATTGCATTGCTcagttattttttctcattctcttgggaGCCACTGAATTCTACCTTCTGGCTGCCATGTCCTATGACCGTTATATCGCCATCTGCAAACCTCTGCATTACATGACCATCATGAATCGGAGAGTTTGCACACTCCTTGTCTTCTCTTCATATCTAGTTTCATTCTTATTCATATTCCCTGCACTCATTTTGCTCTTAAACCTTGATTACTGTAGGTCTAATATTATTGACCATTTTACCTGTGATTATTTTCCCCTGCTGCAACTTTCTTGTTCAGACACCAAATTCCTAGAGATAATGGGGTTTTCCTATGCTGTGTTTACTCTAATGTTCACTTTGGCATTAATAATTCTCTCTTACATATATATCATCAGAACCGTTTTTAGAATTCCTTCTACTAGTCAGAGGACAAAGACCTTTTCCACATGTTCATCTCATATGATTGTCATCTGTATCTCTTACAGCAGCTGCGTTTTTATGTATATTAAACTCTCAGCAAAAGACAGAGTATCTCTGAGCAAGGGAGTTGCTGTGCTCAACACCTCAGTAGcccccatgctgaacccctttATTTACAGCCTGAGGAATCAGCAAGTCAAGCGAGCCTTCATGGACATGGCGAGGAAGGCTGTATTTTTCTCaagcaaataa